Proteins co-encoded in one Arachis stenosperma cultivar V10309 chromosome 7, arast.V10309.gnm1.PFL2, whole genome shotgun sequence genomic window:
- the LOC130939851 gene encoding uncharacterized protein LOC130939851 has translation MPLYAKFLKDLINKKRNWLEKETILLTEECSAVIQRGIPPKLKDPGGFVVSCTIGKTILNKALCDLGASINLMPLSMMRKLDIEELKSTRMSLVMADRSIKTPNGIVENLLVKIGEFIFPADFVILDTEEEGSDSIILGRPFLHTARAIIDVEKGEMVFRVHNEQMIINVFKSMQNSPEQEDYVKVDMIESLVEEMLEESSQEQEGDQNAIEEQKASQ, from the exons ATGCCTTTATATGCCAAGTTTTTGAAGGATCTTATCAATAAGAAGAGAAATTGGCTTGAGAAGGAAACCATATTACTGACAGAGGAATGCAGTGCTGTGATTCAGCGGGGTATTCCCCCAAAACTCAAAGATCCGGGGGGTTTTGTAGTGTCATGCACCATTGGAAAAACAATTCTCAACAAAGCTCTCTGTGACCTTGGTGCcagcatcaatttaatgcctCTCTCAATGATGAGAAAACTTGATATAGAAGAGCTTAAATCCACCAGGATGTCATTAGTTATGGCTGACAGATCCATTAAGACACccaatggaattgtggaaaatctGTTGGTGAAGATTGGGGAATTTATCTtcccggcagattttgtgattttggatacTGAAGAGGAAGGAAGTGACTCAATCATTTTGGGGAGGCCATTCTTACACACAGCAAGAGCCATCATCGAtgtagaaaaaggagaaatggtCTTCAGGGTCCATAATGAACAAATGATCATAaatgttttcaagtcaatgcaaAATAGCCCTGAGCAAGAGGATTATGTAAAAGTAGATATGATAGAGAGTTTGGTGGAAGAAATGCTGGAAGAAAGTTCTCAAGAGCAAGAAGGAGATCAAAatgcaatagaagaacaa AAAGCCTCCCAGTGA